A genomic stretch from Scomber scombrus chromosome 8, fScoSco1.1, whole genome shotgun sequence includes:
- the gng12b gene encoding guanine nucleotide-binding protein G(I)/G(S)/G(O) subunit gamma-12, with product MSSKMQSIAQARRTVQQLRIEASIERIKVSKASSDLMRYCGEHAKNDPLLMGVPASENPFKDKKPCTVL from the exons ATGTCATCGAAAATGCAGAGTATAGCTCAGGCCAGGCGGACGGTGCAGCAGCTGAGGATAGAGGCCAGCATTGAGAGAATAAAG GTGTCCAAGGCATCATCAGATCTGATGCGGTACTGCGGAGAACATGCCAAGAACGATCCGCTGCTCATGGGCGTCCCTGCTTCAGAAAACCCTTTCAAGGACAAGAAGCCTTGCACTGTTTTGTAG
- the gadd45ab gene encoding growth arrest and DNA-damage-inducible, alpha, b, which produces MCNMTLEETSGESSSERMESVAKALEEVLSSALPQGCITVGVYEAAKSLNADPDNVVLCLLATDDEEDVALQIHFTLIQAFCCENDINILRVSNMRRLAEILGGVKPGGEPMDLHCVLVTNPQSSLWKDPALSKVNRFCRDSRCLDQWVPVINLPDR; this is translated from the exons ATGTGCAATATGACTTTAGAAGAAACCAGTGGAGAGAGTTCTTCAGAAag GATGGAATCGGTGGCCAAAGCATTAGAGGAGGTGCTGAGCTCTGCATTGCCTCAGGGTTGCATCACTGTTGGAGTCTATGAGGCAGCAAAGTCACTAAATGC GGATCCAGACAATGTGGTGTTGTGTCTGCTGGCCACggatgatgaagaggatgtGGCCCTCCAGATACACTTCACCTTAATCCAGGCATTCTGCTGTGAGAATGACATCAACATCCTTCGGGTGAGCAACATGAGGCGTCTGGCAGAAATACTCGGTGGAGTGAAACCTGGAGGGGAACCCATGGACCTGCACTGTGTTCTAGTGACT AACCCTCAGTCGTCACTGTGGAAGGACCCTGCACTGAGCAAAGTGAACAGATTCTGCAGAGACAGTCGCTGTTTGGATCAATGGGTGCCTGTCATTAACCTGCCCGACCGATGA
- the sec16b gene encoding protein transport protein Sec16B, whose amino-acid sequence MDHRGSHPWTQPGRHSHRSKEKEDYHRYSHQEKDQSYPPPDPRERDRHRAHSDARYKAHFTSPPPRPEPYPYSPQQYPYSYGGPEYQRPQSRQGYDYPPHGHWDYRESYGYYDHDYYSGQQGRPDAGQWMPQDSWRTEHQERTYKQEHPGTSYTEEYRYDQGRDNSQHYVNDYEDHPSRENEEVSSYYLGTLESSKNSGLSSSSYELSQYINGAEHNGPGAQSETEHGAVHPMSAPLKYSIPHAVVSFGPAGQLIRVTPGFSTQEKVSQLEIHSLEVILSETQEQQEMRNFPGPLTREDLHKVDAIEFAHQRAGACMKDDNLHDKSSAALLWNLLILLCRQNGQKVGSDIAELLMQGSNSDGSWESDTPTLIDFGEGTTAEAPPSKGDDLLTGNWTSFSSETSEKALQSYTKLLLAGRKKEALESAMDNGLWGHALFLASKMDNRSYTTVLNRFTGQLTSSDPLQTIFQLLSGRIPSVATCYGNEKWGDWRPHLAVMLSNETGDLAIQQKAITTMGDTLVSKGLLHAAHVCYLTASVPFGVFMQKAERLVLLGSSHRQSFEYFATNSAIQCTELYEYCQTLGGKCLSIPSFQVYKLLYASRLLDCGLASQAFHYCEVVGQAILRQTEPYFVLTEEVIKLADRLRHSEGQFSEAGVSGAEQEPDWLKQLRARHHSLQTGNYDYIETYQPPHDGRAVANEDRKMFSESDLDDPRCKDIQSPQPELLYYRGHEDQETPLHQLQERNEEMTALSYDIRGPHMPQANPPMPVTEVYTPTAPTMAGSQDFSYHSTDSAGVGTALPHCPLSDLPSAAEGAGLSSVEGTVGGQMPEVDICHQGSVQQSFPQGLEASEQTDPPKQTTKGGWFSGWFKSKSKDVPKESLENRSPPQTELPPTTGFYPPPPPAVVSPDVFVSQPSSAGVNPFSRKAGQQLG is encoded by the exons ATGGATCACAGAGGATCTCACCCTTGGACCCAGCCTGGTCGCCACTCTCACAGatcaaaagaaaaggaggactACCACAGGTATTCTCACCAGGAAAAGGACCAGAGTTACCCACCACCAGATCCCAGAGAGAGGGACAGGCACCGGGCTCATTCTGATGCTCGCTACAAAGCTCACTTCACCAGTCCTCCTCCCAGACCAGAGCCATATCCTTACAGCCCTCAGCAGTACCCTTATAGCTATGGAGGACCAGAATACCAAAGACCCCAGTCCAG GCAAGGGTATGATTATCCACCCCATGGTCACTGGGACTACAGGGAGAGCTACGGTTATTATGACCATGACTACTACAGTGGACAGCAAGGACGACCAG ATGCTGGCCAGTGGATGCCCCAAGACTCCTGGAGAACAGAACACCAGGAAAGGACATATAAGCAGGAACATCCAGGGACCTCCTACACTGAGGAGTACAG GTATGACCAAGGGAGAGACAACTCCCAGCATTACGTCAATGACTATGAGGATCATCCCTCCAGAGAGAACGAAGAGGTTTCCTCTTATTACCTTGGGACATTAGAAAGTTCCAAAAACTCAGGGTTATCATCCAGCAGCTACGAACTGAGTCAGTACATAAATGGAGCCGAACACAATGGCCCTGGTGCACAATCTGAAACAG AGCATGGCGCTGTGCATCCGATGTCGGCTCCACTGAAGTACTCAATCCCTCATGCGGTTGTCAGCTTTGGACCCGCAGGCCAGCTGATACGGGTCACTCCAGGCTTTTCCACACAGGAGAAAGTCAGTCAGCTGGAAATCCACAGTCTGGAA GTCATCCTGAGTGAAACGCAGGAACAGCAGGAGATGAGAAACTTCCCTGGGCCCTTGACTAG GGAGGATTTGCACAAAGTAGATGCTATAGAGTTTGCCCACCAGAGGGCAGGCGCGTGTATGAAAGATGACAATCTGCATGATAAGAGCTCTGCTGCCCTCTTGTGGAATCTACTGATACTGCTGTGCAGACAGAATGGA CAAAAAGTTGGGTCGGATATTGCAGAGCTGCTTATGCAGGGCTCAAATTCAGATGGAAGCTGGGAGTCGGATACTCCTACACTCATTGACTTCGGTGAGGGCACAACTGCTGAAGCTCCACCCAGCAAAGGAGATGACCTGCTCACAGGAAACTGGACCAGCTTCAGTTCTGAGACCTCTGAGAAGGCCCTGCAGAGCTACACAAAACTGCTGCTAGCTGGAAGAAAAAAG GAGGCCTTGGAGTCGGCTATGGACAACGGCCTCTGGGGGCATGCTCTTTTTCTGGCCAGCAAAATGGACAACAGGTCTTACACCACTGTGCTTAACAG GTTTACAGGCCAGCTAACATCCAGTGATCCCCTTCAGACCATCTTCCAGCTGCTGTCCGGTAGAATCCCCTCTGTTGCCACG TGCTACGGAAATGAAAAGTGGGGTGACTGGAGGCCCCATCTGGCTGTTATGCTGTCCAATGAAACGGGTGATCTTGCCATCCAACAAAAGGCCATCACCACCATGGGGGACACACTAG TTTCCAAAGGTCTCTTACATGCCGCCCACGTCTGCTACCTGACAGCCAGCGTTCCCTTCGGGGTTTTCATGCAGAAGGCAGAGAGACTGGTGCTTCTGGGTAGCAGCCACAG GCAGTCCTTTGAATACTTTGCCACAAACTCTGCTATCCAGTGCACTGAGTTGTATGAGTACTGCCAGACACTTGGGGGCAAATGCCTTTCGATTCCATCCTTTCAG GTGTATAAGCTTCTGTATGCCAGTCGACTTCTGGATTGTGGACTTGCATCTCAAGCCTTCCATTACTGCGAGGTGGTAGGACAGGCGATCCTCAGACAGACTGAGCCTTACTTTGTCTTGACTGAAGAGGTTATTAAG TTGGCAGACAGGCTGAGACACTCTGAAGGTCAGTTCAGTGAAGCAGGAGTTAGCGGAGCTGAGCAGGAACCTGACTGGCTGAAACAACTGCGCGCTAGGCACCACAGTTTACAG ACAGGGAATTATGACTATATTGAAACATACCAGCCACCTCATGATGGACGTGCTGTGGCCAATGAGGATAGAAAAATGTTCTCAG AATCGGATCTGGATGATCCAAGGTGCAAGGACATCCAGAGTCCACAGCCTGAACTGCTTTATTACAGGGGCCATGAGGATCAAGAAACTCCTCTACATCAACTtcaagaaagaaatgaggaaatgaCAGCTTTGTCATACGACATCAGAGGACCTCATAT GCCACAGGCCAATCCTCCAATGCCGGTAACGGAGGTTTATACTCCCACAGCGCCCACAATGGCTGGAAGCCAAGACTTCAGTTATCATAGCACAGATAGTGCTGGAGTTGGAACAGCCTTGCCACATTGTCCTCTGAGTGATTTGCCATCAGCAGCAGAGG GTGCTGGATTGTCCTCTGTAGAAGGCACT GTGGGGGGTCAGATGCCTGAGGTTGACATCTGTCATCAGGGATCAGTGCAGCAGAGCTTCCCGCAAGGTTTAGAGGCCTCCGAGCAGACCGACCCTCCTAAACAG ACCACCAAGGGGGGGTGGTTTAGTGGTTGGTTCAAATCAAAATCCAAAGATGTCCCAAAGGAGAGCTTAGAGAACCGAAGCCCGCCTCAGACA gAGCTACCACCTACCACTGGCTTCTACCCTCCTCCCCCGCCTGCTGTTGTTTCCCCTGACGTGTTTGTATCCCAGCCCTCCTCAGCTGGAGTCAATCCCTTTTCAAGGAAAGCAG GGCAGCAGCTGGGGTAG